The genomic stretch ACACTGCAGAGGGCAAATGCTTTTCATTGCACAGAAAAACTGGACAGTCCAACAGTCAAAGTTCAACAACTCCAACAGTCAGGTAAAAAATGCAGAGAGGACTTTTTTTCCATCAAAAACAAAGCCAAAGTTTTGGGGTCTCCAGGTCCCCTTTTGTCAAAGTAGGAGATAACAATCGGATATTCTCTCTGTGTATCCACTGCCTTGAAAAAAGGGATCTGGTGACAAGTGATAAGCACAAATTTCGCACaatcgtaatttcgcattgtGAATcgaaattacgatgcaaaatcgtaatgcaaagtTTTGGGTAAATTCATAATTAATTTTCTTTGTAAATGTAATCAGaaactgtaattttgcataattttcatgtaattttagtGCAGAGTTTACCGGTTAGTATCAATGCTCCCATACATGTTATCATCACATCATTTCAAAAGGAAATGTAAAGGAAAAAtagttttctgagtttaaaaactattttccctTTGCATTTTTtgaaatcagttttctcaaaaacttcaaggtctttttgaaaaataatgtttgTCTTGTTCCCACCCTTCTCCCTAAAgtgattataaaaataaaaaacagatacctaaagagagggaaggctctgggtcctatagagccgtcCTGTGCTCTTGCCGGTCTCCTCGTTCCCTCGCAGGCTCCTCCTTTAGAATCTTGGACTCCCGAAgaccggcggctctgtactgtgcatgcgcgagtgcACCAGCGAGGGCACTCGCATGTGTGCAGTACGGAGCTGGAAGTCTATGGAATCCCGAGTGATTCTGAAGACTGCTGAAGCCCACCCAACACAGAAGAGAGCAGTCCACAACCAAACGGTTGAGGaatgctaacgggggagcctgcgGGGAATGTGGAGACCGGAAGGTGAATGGTaaggctctatagggcccagagccttctctcgccttaggtgagtatatgttttttatttgtattttcccttcagactccctttaacatATGCAGCAATTCTGGTGatcatagcatgtatggggggtttGCTATTGATCgcgaaagttggcacaaaattatgcaaacatTATGTGAAATTAGGAAggaattacacaaaatcagtcgaatgtccaaattgtaattacgtatgggCGAAATTAGTGGATTACCATCATCACTACTCGTGACTCCAAAACTAAAACATTGGCTTTGTTTTCACTTTTGGTGGAACACAGCAATCCTATCTGCATTTGTTACCTTGGTTCAGGCCTCAAACATCAGGAATGTGTTGTTCCTCTGCATCATGGCCTCCTGGAAAAGTTGTGGTGACATACGGGCAACATATGGGCAACCGTAAAGCATATAAATTCCCAATCTGTGGCAGAGTTCTATCATTTTCCGAGAAACTACAACAACCGGGTGTAATACATTGATGGCGTTTTTTCAGTCTGGCTAGTGGTATACAGAGTCTGACAATAGTGGAAGAGTCAAGACTCAAACACCAGGACTGTATTTGGATGCTGTTTGGAGAAGATCTCTGGTTTCCATCGATTCTCATTTGTTCTTTTTTAAGTGTTGCTTCCGTTCTGGAATCACGGAGGAAATCCAGGCAGTGGTCTTCTTTTGGGCTTCATTCCAGCTGTACCGTGGCTGGTACCCCACATCCCTCTCGAGGCTCTTGTAGGAGAAGGTGAACGTGGTGttcaagaggatcagcaggtgtcTGGTGAACGGTGGCACAAATCTAAGGAGCGGTCGCAGAAGGAAACTGACCAGCTCCATCAAGGAAGCCACAAAATAGAGCACAGGAAATGGCATGGCCAGACTTTTCTCCACCCCGAGGCCCAGATCCTTGCCCAGTGCGTGGTTCAGGTCTGAGTAGCTCATGTGAGGAGTGTCATCAGTAACATAGTAGAAATTCCCAGCCATCTTCTTGGCTTTCTCTGGATCCATCAAGGCTCGAGCAGCCAACAGGTGGGCCCAGGCAACATTGCCGAGATAAACCGGATTAGTCAAGGCTTCTTTCTTGGAGATGCGATGAAAGACGCCATCGTTGAGGATGGCCTGGTCTAGGTGAATCTGAAGAAACTGAGATCCCTCCCCATAGATGTATGTAGGCCGGAGCGAACAAGTGATCAACTTTTCTCCATTTTGGAGCTGCGAACCATTGGCCTCCAAAActatcttctctgccaggctcttgCTGTGTCCGTAGCAGAAGCCCAACTTACTGTTATAGACTGTTTCTTCTGTTCCATTCATAACAGGGTCCCCTCGTTTGTTGGGTCCCACCGCCTCTATACTGCTGGTGTAGATGAAATACTGCACGTTGTTCTGCCGACAAGCCTTCAACAGCTGCTCAGTTCCTGCAAAGCCAAACACACAATATCAATGAAAACTTCTACCCAAAACCTGTAATCCTGAAAATAAAAGCTTATGCAGTAATTTTGGCAATGGTAGACGTCAAAAGACAGGTGGAGCTATAATCAATTATACGAGGAACCAACTTCTCATCATTTCAAACTGCCCACCTGTATGTCTTCCTAAagatcattaaaggacacctgactctgagcaaagctacctaaggaaaGCACAGAGGTAAGTTCATGCTAAATCCACACACATCTGTGCGTtgtccgttcctctcctggtTCTCCCTGGTCTTCGTAATCACTGCTTGAAAATttcgacttttggctaaagtaaaattttcagacaggaagaggcgggcttgcaGTGATGTTCCCTCTTATCCTCCCATTccctcagacaggaagaggcgggcttgcaGCGATGTTCCCTCTTATCCTCCCATTccctcagacaggaagaggcgggcttgcaGCGATGTTCCCTCTTATCCCCCCATTCAGTTAGAAAAGGATTAAAGTGACTATGAAGCGTAAATTGaaagaaaaaacagatacttacctaagaagagagaaggctctgagtcctatagaggcttcccgctCTACTGGCGGTCTCCTCGTTCTCCTGCAGGCTCCCCAGTTTGAATCTCCTGGCGCGGGAGACTTtggcagtctttggaagcactcgggctcccgaagaccggcggctctgtactgcgcatatgTGAGTGCTCGAGAGAGGGAGCTCTCGCgtgtgcgcagtacggagcggaCTGTGTTCGGAaccctgagtgcttctgaagactgccaAAGTCTCCCAACCAGGAAGAGAGCAGTCTGCGACCAATTGGTCATGGACTGCTAAGGGGGGAGCAAGACTAGTAGTATATCGGTAGAAATACTGATATTCGACTATTGGCCTATCTTATCCTCAccacacactaaccttccctccaccTCCGGCAGACGGTAATGCAGCCTCCAGTGGAGGTCACAGGAGGTCCCACGCTAGAGGGGACAGTGTGGCAGCAGGACAGCTGAGTGACTGACCAATAATAGGACAAGGAAACCTGGGTGCCACTATGCTGTCCATGTCATTTTAGCAGCTTGACAGATTTATAGGCATGGTCTATTAAGTTTGTGTGCAACTCTCCTATTTACCGCCTGCACCATCTAGTCAAGTCCCACCACAACTTTGCCGCAGCTATCCTGCCCCCTGTGGTGGAAGCAGAGTCCCTCCACAGCTTTGCCGCTGCTATCCTGCCCCCTGTGGTGGAAGCAGAGTCCCTCCACAACTTTGCCGCCGCTATCCTGCCCCCTGTGGTGGAAGCAGAGTCCCTCCACAGCTTTGCCGCTGCTATCCTGCCCCCTGTGGTGGAAGCAGAGTCCCTCCACAACTTTGCCGCTGCTATCCTGCCCCCTGTGGTGGAAGCAGAGTCCCTCCACAGCTTTGCCGCTGCTATCCTGCCCCCTGTGGTGGAAGCAGAGTCCCTCCACAGCTTTGCCGCTGCTATCCTGCCCCCTGTGGTGGAAGCAGAGTCCCTCCACAGCTTTGCCGCAGCTATCCTGCCCCCTGTGGTGAAAGCAGAGTCCCTCCACAACTTTGCCGCTGCTATCCTGCCCCCTGTGGTGGAAGCAGAGTCCCTCCACAGCTTTGCCGCAGCTATCCTGCCCCCTGTGGTGAAAGCAGACTTACACTACATCTCCGCTGCCGCTATAGGTTAAAATGAGCAGTACATCTGCTGTGTATAAGTATTAAAGATAAATCTCCGCTATCCAAATGGCACAGCCAGTAAATGGGAGAAAGGCATACAAATTTAACAGGCCAT from Hyperolius riggenbachi isolate aHypRig1 chromosome 2, aHypRig1.pri, whole genome shotgun sequence encodes the following:
- the LOC137547406 gene encoding 3 beta-hydroxysteroid dehydrogenase/Delta 5-->4-isomerase type 1-like — protein: MPAGSLSGISCLVTGAAGFVGHRIVQMLLEEESGLSELRVMDKNFNNDFLRTCEILHERTMVKMLQGDIRDEKLLQRCCQGVDLVIHTAAIIDTVGKVSRDVVMSINVTGTEQLLKACRQNNVQYFIYTSSIEAVGPNKRGDPVMNGTEETVYNSKLGFCYGHSKSLAEKIVLEANGSQLQNGEKLITCSLRPTYIYGEGSQFLQIHLDQAILNDGVFHRISKKEALTNPVYLGNVAWAHLLAARALMDPEKAKKMAGNFYYVTDDTPHMSYSDLNHALGKDLGLGVEKSLAMPFPVLYFVASLMELVSFLLRPLLRFVPPFTRHLLILLNTTFTFSYKSLERDVGYQPRYSWNEAQKKTTAWISSVIPERKQHLKKNK